A window of Argopecten irradians isolate NY chromosome 1, Ai_NY, whole genome shotgun sequence contains these coding sequences:
- the LOC138305798 gene encoding uncharacterized protein — MTSMQVEQFVKAPSLDVLLQVSKKDLLLLGKHLGLTIKTNLRKAEIRNVIIRYFVDNGKFDSSALDSIEETVSSEIQIRQMELENEMKLRQMEIDKEKEMREREIEKELREKETERDQMLELEKQKIKAETELRIKELELASQDSSSNPTFRGLQGNRGFDVSRNIRLVPPFQEKEVDKYFLHFEKITDSMKWPEDKLTMLLQSVLIGKARDIYSSLSVDDISNYQVVKKAILKAYELVPEAYCLKFRNSRKRDEQTHVEFAREKEQMFNRWCDSKEIDEDFGKLRQLLLIEEFKRCVHINIKTHLDERKVETLSEAATMADDYALTQKGSFVENSSQDKNSTTGTSKFGQPRNPTFSGPSNDKPKLGDKTKSDSKTDHRAGVGSPSGPVCN; from the exons atgacttccatgcaggtagaacagtttgttaaagcgccatccctggatgttcttttgcaagttagtaagaaggatttactgttattgggtaaacatttaggccttactatcaaaactaatttgaggaaagctgaaattaggaatgtaattataagatattttgttgacaatggcaaatttgactctagtgcattagatagtatagaggaaacagtcagttcagaaattcaaattagacaaatggaacttgaaaatgaaatgaaactaagacaaatggaaatagacaaagagaaagaaatgagagaaagagaaatagaaaaagagttaagagaaaaagagactgagagagatcagatgttagagctagagaagcagaaaattaaagctgaaacagaacttagaattaaagaattagaactagcttctcaagacagttcaagtaatccaacttttaggggtttacaaggaaacagaggttttgatgtcagtagaaacattaggttagttcctccttttcaagagaaagaagttgacaag tattttctgcattttgagaaaataactgacagtatgaaatggcctgaagataagcttacaatgcttcttcagagtgtcctgattggtaaagctagagacatttattcttctttatctgttgatgacatttcaaattaccaagtagtcaagaaagctattttgaaagcttatgagttagttcctgaggcttactgcctgaaatttcgaaactcgagaaagagagatgaacaaactcatgtagaatttgccagagaaaaagaacaaatgtttaataggtggtgtgattctaaagaaattgatgaggatttcggtaaattgaggcaattattgttaatagaggagtttaaacgttgtgtccacataaacataaaaactcacttagatgagagaaaagttgaaacacttagtgaagcagctacaatggctgatgattacgctctcacccaaaaaggctcatttgttgaaaacagttctcaagacaaaaacagtaccacaggtactagtaaatttggtcagcctaggaacccaacctttagtggcccttctaacgacaaacctaaattaggtgataagactaagtctgattctaaaacagatcatagggcaggtgtggggtctccttctggtcctgtttgtaattaa